A genomic segment from Comamonas terrigena NBRC 13299 encodes:
- the mutS gene encoding DNA mismatch repair protein MutS → MMQQYVQIKAHYPDTLVLYRMGDFYEVFWSDAEKAARLLDITLTTRGQSAGFPVAMAGVPFHALESYLGRLIKMGESVAICEQVGEVGASKGPVERKVVRVVTPGTITDSELLNDKQEAMLLALHTAGRQRCGLAWLSVTQGRIHMAECGADELGAWLARISPSEVLYSAGVTERFEKNLYALRQSSTFTAPLTPRPDWQFDSGLGKRKLLEQLGSANLNAWNAEDLPLAHAACAALLSYAEHTQGRALPHLHSIQVQRDDELIALPPATCRNLELVKTLRGEDAPTLFSLLDTCMTGMGSRLLKNWLLEPRRDRSHATARLQATQVLRGQGSGTAPWQTLRDALKGVSDVERITARTALRQVRPRELVALGKTLQKAQLLARSGTAPSAYLNQIFADLQPPEGCAELLERAIQEEPAALVRDGGVIATGFDAELDELRSIQDNCDGFLLELEAKEKLLTSIPNLRVQFNKVHGFYIEITNSYRDQVPERYRRRQTLKNAERYITPELKAFEDKALSAQERALQREKFLYEQLLDQLQPHVPGLTRVAQAIAALDVLCTLAERSLTLNWCAPEFSSLPCIEIEAGRHPVVEARMAETSSGSFIPNHTQLNTNTRMQIITGPNMGGKSTYMRQVALITLLASMGSHVPATRCLLGPIDAIHTRIGAADDLANAQSTFMMEMTEAAQILHAATPHSLVLMDEIGRGTSTFDGLALASGIASQLHDKTKAFTLFATHYFELTDLPAKARAAINVHVGAAEAGTDIVFLHEIQPGPASRSYGIHVAKLAGMPAGVLNHARHALATLEERASEDRLQVDLFEAPAAAESGPSAGPVDAALAQINPDALSPREALEALYQLKKLSQQV, encoded by the coding sequence ATGATGCAGCAGTACGTCCAGATCAAGGCCCACTATCCGGACACGCTGGTGCTCTACCGCATGGGCGACTTCTACGAGGTCTTCTGGAGCGATGCCGAAAAAGCTGCACGCCTGCTGGACATCACGCTGACCACCCGCGGCCAGTCCGCCGGTTTTCCGGTCGCCATGGCGGGCGTGCCTTTCCATGCGCTGGAAAGCTATCTGGGCCGCCTGATCAAGATGGGCGAATCGGTGGCGATTTGCGAACAGGTGGGCGAAGTCGGTGCCAGCAAAGGCCCAGTGGAACGCAAGGTGGTGCGCGTGGTCACCCCCGGCACCATCACCGACAGCGAGCTGCTGAACGACAAGCAGGAAGCCATGCTGCTGGCCCTGCACACCGCCGGGCGCCAACGCTGCGGCCTGGCCTGGCTGAGCGTGACGCAGGGCCGCATCCACATGGCCGAATGCGGCGCCGACGAACTGGGTGCATGGCTGGCACGCATCAGCCCCAGCGAGGTGCTGTACAGCGCCGGCGTGACCGAGCGGTTCGAGAAGAACCTGTACGCCCTGCGCCAGTCCAGCACCTTCACCGCACCGCTGACCCCCCGGCCGGATTGGCAGTTCGACAGCGGTCTGGGCAAGCGCAAGCTGCTGGAGCAACTGGGCAGCGCCAACCTGAACGCCTGGAACGCCGAAGACCTGCCGCTGGCCCATGCCGCCTGCGCCGCGCTGCTCAGCTATGCCGAACACACCCAGGGCCGTGCCCTGCCGCATTTGCACAGCATCCAGGTGCAGCGCGACGATGAGCTGATTGCACTGCCGCCGGCCACCTGCCGCAACCTGGAGCTCGTCAAGACACTGCGCGGCGAAGACGCGCCCACGCTGTTTTCGCTGCTGGACACCTGCATGACCGGCATGGGCAGCCGCCTGCTGAAAAACTGGCTGCTGGAGCCCCGCCGCGACCGCAGCCATGCCACCGCCCGCCTGCAGGCCACGCAGGTGCTGCGCGGCCAGGGCAGCGGCACAGCCCCCTGGCAGACGCTGCGCGACGCCCTCAAGGGCGTGAGCGATGTGGAGCGCATCACCGCCCGCACCGCGCTGCGCCAGGTGCGCCCGCGCGAGCTGGTGGCCCTGGGCAAGACGCTGCAGAAAGCGCAGCTGCTGGCCCGCTCCGGGACAGCGCCCTCGGCCTATCTGAATCAGATCTTTGCAGACCTGCAGCCCCCGGAAGGCTGCGCCGAACTGCTGGAGCGCGCCATCCAGGAAGAACCTGCCGCCCTGGTGCGTGACGGCGGTGTGATCGCCACCGGTTTTGACGCCGAGCTGGACGAACTGCGCAGCATCCAGGACAACTGCGACGGCTTTCTGCTGGAGCTGGAAGCCAAGGAAAAGCTGCTGACCAGCATTCCCAATCTGCGCGTGCAGTTCAACAAGGTCCACGGTTTCTACATCGAGATCACCAACAGCTACCGCGACCAGGTGCCGGAACGCTACCGCCGTCGCCAGACACTGAAGAACGCCGAGCGTTACATCACGCCCGAGCTCAAGGCCTTTGAAGACAAGGCCCTGTCCGCCCAGGAACGTGCGCTGCAGCGCGAGAAGTTCCTGTACGAACAGCTGCTGGACCAGCTGCAGCCCCATGTGCCCGGCCTCACCCGCGTGGCCCAGGCCATTGCCGCACTGGATGTGCTGTGCACGCTGGCCGAGCGCAGCCTGACCCTGAACTGGTGCGCCCCCGAATTCAGCAGCCTGCCCTGCATCGAGATCGAAGCCGGCCGCCACCCGGTGGTGGAAGCGCGCATGGCCGAAACCTCGAGCGGCAGCTTCATCCCCAACCACACGCAGCTGAACACCAACACGCGCATGCAGATCATCACCGGCCCGAACATGGGCGGCAAGTCGACCTATATGCGCCAGGTGGCCCTGATCACGCTGCTGGCCAGCATGGGCAGCCATGTGCCCGCCACGCGCTGCCTGCTGGGGCCCATCGATGCCATCCACACCCGCATCGGTGCGGCGGACGACCTGGCCAACGCCCAGTCCACCTTCATGATGGAGATGACCGAGGCCGCGCAGATTCTGCATGCCGCCACACCGCACAGCCTGGTGCTGATGGACGAGATCGGCCGGGGCACCAGCACCTTCGACGGCCTGGCCCTGGCCAGCGGCATTGCCTCGCAGCTGCACGACAAGACCAAGGCCTTCACGCTGTTTGCCACCCATTATTTCGAGCTGACCGACCTGCCTGCCAAGGCCAGGGCAGCCATCAATGTGCACGTGGGTGCCGCCGAGGCCGGCACGGACATTGTGTTTCTGCATGAAATCCAGCCCGGACCGGCCAGCCGCAGCTACGGCATCCATGTCGCCAAGCTGGCCGGCATGCCCGCCGGGGTGCTGAACCACGCCCGCCACGCGCTGGCCACGCTGGAGGAACGCGCCAGCGAGGACCGCCTGCAGGTGGACCTGTTCGAAGCGCCTGCGGCGGCCGAGTCCGGCCCCAGCGCCGGCCCGGTGGATGCGGCCCTGGCCCAGATCAATCCGGACGCCCTCAGCCCCCGCGAAGCGCTGGAGGCGCTGTACCAGCTGAAAAAATTGTCGCAGCAGGTGTGA
- a CDS encoding chaperone modulator CbpM, whose translation MTIPFYTPPELLDAQALSLVQLAQACRTDTAWIVQRVTTGVLACDPAADDQTPQQWRFSTQTVIRARRIADLERMFDADPELAAMTADLMEEVRQLRQRLESLGH comes from the coding sequence ATGACCATCCCCTTCTACACCCCACCCGAACTGCTGGATGCCCAGGCCCTGAGCCTGGTGCAGCTGGCCCAGGCCTGCCGCACCGACACCGCCTGGATCGTCCAGCGCGTGACCACCGGCGTGCTGGCATGCGACCCAGCCGCGGATGACCAGACACCGCAGCAGTGGCGCTTCAGCACCCAGACGGTGATCCGCGCGCGGCGCATTGCCGATCTGGAACGCATGTTCGACGCGGACCCCGAGCTGGCCGCCATGACCGCCGACCTGATGGAGGAAGTGCGCCAGCTGCGCCAGCGCCTGGAAAGCCTGGGCCACTGA